From Nitrosopumilus sp., the proteins below share one genomic window:
- the guaB gene encoding IMP dehydrogenase: MEFKEGLTFDDVLLVPKYSDITSRSQTDLTTKLSRNISINIPFVSANMDTVTESSMAVAMARFGGIGIIHRFLTIQEQANEVLKVKRSGSVMIENPYSISSDKSVQYALDYAEDKEISGLLVIDSDSKLVGIVTERDLLFANSKSLINEVMTKDVVTAKPGVTLDEAKEILHKHRIEKLPIVDDSGVIKGLITSKDITNNADFPNASKDKKGRPLVGAAVGVKGDFLERSESLLEAGADVLVVDIAHGHSENALSTIRNIKKAFPDCELIAGNIATAQGAEDLIKAGVDAVKVGVGSGSICITRVITGSGVPQLTAVMDCAKVGKDHGVPIISDGGTRTSGDATKALAAGASSVMVGSMLGGTDESPGTVLTKNGKRFKVYRGMASLAASIGRKSKETGTISLDDDLNDYVAEGVEAMVPYKGTVTDILKQLTGGVRSGLSYCGAHSIPQMQENAEFIKMSRAGFAESQPHDVSLM; encoded by the coding sequence TTGGAATTCAAAGAAGGATTAACTTTTGACGATGTTCTTCTTGTACCCAAATATTCTGATATTACAAGTAGAAGTCAAACCGATCTTACTACCAAATTATCAAGAAATATCTCAATTAACATTCCTTTTGTTAGTGCAAATATGGATACTGTTACCGAATCTTCAATGGCAGTAGCAATGGCTCGATTTGGAGGAATAGGGATTATTCACCGATTCTTGACTATCCAAGAGCAGGCAAACGAGGTTCTTAAAGTAAAACGTTCAGGTAGCGTGATGATAGAGAACCCATATTCAATTTCTTCTGATAAATCTGTACAATATGCATTAGATTATGCTGAGGATAAAGAAATCTCTGGATTACTAGTAATTGACTCTGATTCTAAGCTAGTTGGAATTGTGACTGAGCGAGACCTACTTTTTGCAAACTCTAAATCACTGATTAATGAAGTAATGACTAAAGATGTTGTAACTGCAAAACCTGGGGTTACCTTAGATGAAGCAAAAGAGATTTTGCACAAACACAGAATTGAAAAATTACCAATTGTAGATGATTCTGGAGTAATCAAAGGACTGATTACAAGTAAAGATATTACAAATAATGCAGATTTTCCCAATGCCTCAAAAGATAAAAAAGGAAGACCACTAGTTGGAGCTGCTGTAGGAGTAAAGGGTGACTTTTTAGAAAGAAGTGAATCTCTTTTAGAAGCAGGAGCTGATGTACTAGTTGTAGATATTGCTCATGGACATAGCGAAAATGCACTAAGCACAATTAGAAATATCAAAAAAGCATTCCCTGATTGTGAATTAATTGCAGGAAATATTGCAACGGCACAGGGAGCTGAAGATTTAATCAAAGCTGGAGTTGATGCTGTTAAAGTTGGAGTTGGCTCAGGTTCAATTTGTATTACTAGAGTTATCACTGGTTCAGGAGTTCCACAATTAACTGCCGTTATGGATTGTGCAAAAGTTGGAAAAGACCATGGAGTACCAATTATCTCTGATGGTGGCACTAGAACTTCAGGTGATGCTACTAAGGCACTTGCTGCAGGTGCATCATCAGTAATGGTTGGAAGTATGCTTGGAGGAACAGATGAATCACCTGGTACTGTTTTAACAAAGAATGGAAAGCGTTTCAAAGTTTATCGCGGAATGGCATCACTTGCTGCATCTATTGGAAGAAAATCAAAAGAGACAGGAACGATATCCCTTGATGATGACCTTAATGATTATGTTGCAGAAGGAGTTGAGGCCATGGTTCCCTACAAAGGAACAGTTACCGATATTCTCAAACAGCTAACTGGTGGAGTACGTTCTGGTCTTAGTTATTGTGGAGCTCATTCCATTCCTCAAATGCAAGAAAATGCTGAATTTATCAAAATGTCAAGAGCAGGATTTGCAGAAAGTCAGCCCCATGATGTCTCTTTGATGTAG
- the folP gene encoding dihydropteroate synthase, with translation MAKLANVKVGGANPIRIMGILNTSPESFYKKSISSSKSQIKNVVKQMESDGADFIDIGGMSTAPYLSTIVSEKIESKRILDAINVIQNSSNLPISIDTCRSNVARNALECGVEIINDISGLKYDKDMQNVISQYSPSLILCAFSKNILSGNFITETKKLLNESIKIAKKSHVPTEKIVLDPAIGFFRKNGKGPFFTKIKSDWVKRDLTTIKNLQSIKQNFPMLISVSNKSFIGNILSQKDPSDRLFGSIAAEAISVINGADIIRTHNIQASKDAIRIASKLKS, from the coding sequence GTGGCAAAACTAGCAAATGTAAAGGTTGGAGGTGCGAATCCTATTAGAATAATGGGTATTCTTAATACAAGTCCTGAATCCTTTTACAAAAAATCAATCTCTTCAAGCAAATCTCAAATCAAAAATGTTGTAAAACAAATGGAATCAGATGGAGCAGATTTTATTGATATTGGAGGTATGTCTACTGCTCCATATCTTTCAACTATTGTAAGCGAAAAAATAGAATCTAAACGAATTCTTGATGCAATCAATGTAATTCAAAATTCATCAAATCTTCCTATCTCAATTGATACATGTAGATCTAATGTTGCTAGAAATGCATTAGAATGCGGAGTTGAGATAATCAATGATATTTCAGGTTTAAAATATGATAAAGATATGCAAAATGTGATTTCTCAGTATTCGCCATCCTTAATTTTATGTGCTTTTAGCAAAAATATACTATCTGGAAACTTCATAACTGAAACAAAAAAACTTCTAAATGAAAGTATTAAAATTGCAAAAAAATCTCATGTCCCTACAGAAAAAATTGTATTAGATCCAGCTATAGGATTTTTTAGAAAAAATGGAAAAGGTCCATTTTTTACAAAAATAAAATCTGATTGGGTAAAACGAGATCTTACTACAATCAAAAATTTACAGTCAATAAAACAAAATTTTCCTATGTTGATCTCAGTATCAAACAAATCTTTTATTGGAAATATTTTATCACAAAAAGATCCATCTGATCGATTGTTTGGATCTATTGCCGCTGAAGCAATATCTGTTATTAATGGGGCTGATATCATTCGTACACACAACATCCAAGCATCAAAGGATGCGATAAGAATTGCCTCTAAACTCAAATCTTAA
- a CDS encoding 6-hydroxymethylpterin diphosphokinase MptE-like protein produces the protein MMILGWKKRYSEILKEFNYSEKKDNESAKILNSILKNNKIDEKICKLVKGKTVCVIGSGPSLSDAITKLKNLKIVKIAADSSVNLLLENRIIPEIVVTDLDGDIGSFKKIVKTKCVFVVHAHGDNIKKLEFVKKIKNCIGTTQTKPFGKIKNFGGFTDGDRAVFLANHYGAKKIILFGMDFGDRIGKYSQTKKAERKTKLRKLKRGKSLLEWLSTITNSELFTTSKPIMGFKKISYKEVDTIIT, from the coding sequence ATGATGATTTTAGGTTGGAAAAAGAGGTATTCTGAGATTTTAAAAGAATTTAATTACAGTGAAAAAAAGGATAATGAATCAGCTAAAATTCTAAACTCTATTCTAAAAAATAATAAAATTGATGAAAAAATTTGCAAATTAGTTAAGGGCAAAACAGTTTGTGTAATTGGTTCTGGACCATCTTTATCAGATGCAATTACAAAATTAAAAAATTTAAAAATTGTAAAGATTGCAGCAGATAGTTCTGTAAATCTACTTTTAGAGAATAGAATAATTCCAGAAATTGTAGTTACGGATTTAGATGGTGATATTGGATCTTTTAAAAAAATTGTAAAAACAAAATGTGTTTTTGTTGTTCATGCACATGGTGACAATATTAAAAAATTAGAATTTGTAAAAAAAATTAAAAATTGTATTGGTACAACTCAAACAAAACCATTTGGTAAAATTAAAAATTTTGGAGGGTTTACAGATGGAGATAGAGCTGTATTTCTTGCAAATCATTATGGAGCAAAGAAAATTATCTTATTTGGAATGGATTTTGGAGATAGGATAGGAAAATATTCACAAACAAAGAAGGCAGAAAGAAAAACAAAATTAAGGAAATTAAAAAGAGGAAAATCCCTTTTGGAATGGCTGTCAACAATAACAAATTCAGAATTATTTACTACTTCAAAACCAATAATGGGATTCAAGAAAATATCATACAAAGAAGTTGATACTATAATTACCTAG
- the guaA gene encoding glutamine-hydrolyzing GMP synthase: MDKILVLDFGSQYSHLICRRIREFSVYAELVPFDISYEEIQKHNPKGIIFSGGPSSVYNPDAPIPENKIFEMNLPLLGICYGHQLIVNKYGGKVKRANKEYGSSLLTIDNDSDLLNGVGESVRAWMSHGDEAEEIPPGFQVIGHTESAKAAAISSKEKSVFGIQFHPEVVHTEQGTEILKNFVLKVCKAKQDWTMEGFIDTAVAKISQIDGNVLCGVSGGIDSTVAALLIHKAIGDRLKCVFVDNGLLRLNEEKEIEVMFKDNFKVNFTAVNAKEQFLGKLKGVKDPEEKRMIVGEEFIHVFTEFAEKNGPFKWLAQGTLYPDVIESGVSKGPAAVIKSHHNVGGLPDWLNLEILEPLRELYKDEVRKIAKILNVPEKLFMRHPFPGPGLAVRIIGEITPTKLNIAKIASKIVEDELMEAGLYEKVWQAYAAVGDDRAVGVVGDERKYGNIVMIRVVDSIDAMTADWTRLPHGLLEKMSNRITNEIEDVTWVTYTISSKPPATIEPQ; this comes from the coding sequence ATGGACAAAATACTAGTTTTAGATTTTGGTTCGCAGTATAGTCATCTAATTTGTAGAAGAATTAGAGAATTTTCAGTCTATGCTGAACTTGTTCCTTTTGATATTAGCTATGAAGAAATTCAAAAACATAATCCTAAAGGAATTATTTTTTCAGGAGGCCCATCAAGTGTGTATAATCCAGATGCGCCTATTCCAGAAAATAAAATTTTTGAGATGAACTTGCCATTGCTAGGGATTTGTTATGGACATCAGTTAATTGTAAATAAATATGGCGGCAAAGTAAAGAGAGCAAATAAAGAATACGGTTCATCACTTCTAACAATTGATAATGATTCAGATCTGCTTAATGGGGTAGGTGAATCAGTTAGAGCATGGATGAGCCATGGTGATGAAGCAGAAGAAATACCACCAGGATTTCAAGTAATAGGTCATACCGAAAGTGCAAAAGCAGCAGCAATTTCATCAAAAGAAAAATCTGTATTTGGAATTCAATTTCATCCTGAAGTTGTACATACAGAACAAGGAACAGAGATTCTCAAGAATTTTGTGTTAAAGGTTTGTAAAGCAAAACAAGACTGGACAATGGAAGGCTTTATCGATACCGCTGTAGCAAAAATTTCCCAAATTGATGGAAATGTCCTATGTGGTGTTAGTGGAGGTATTGATTCCACGGTAGCTGCATTGTTAATTCATAAAGCAATAGGAGATAGACTAAAGTGTGTTTTTGTAGATAATGGGTTACTTAGATTAAATGAAGAAAAAGAAATTGAGGTAATGTTCAAAGATAATTTTAAAGTTAATTTTACTGCGGTTAATGCCAAAGAGCAGTTTCTTGGAAAATTAAAGGGTGTAAAAGATCCTGAAGAAAAAAGAATGATTGTAGGTGAAGAATTTATTCATGTTTTTACTGAATTTGCTGAAAAAAATGGTCCATTCAAATGGTTAGCTCAAGGAACTTTGTATCCAGATGTAATTGAGAGTGGAGTTTCTAAAGGCCCTGCAGCAGTAATTAAATCGCATCACAATGTTGGTGGTTTGCCAGATTGGCTAAATTTAGAAATTCTAGAACCACTAAGAGAACTTTACAAAGATGAAGTAAGGAAGATAGCTAAAATCCTAAATGTCCCTGAAAAACTTTTCATGAGACATCCATTTCCAGGACCAGGTCTTGCAGTTAGAATAATTGGCGAGATAACTCCAACGAAATTAAATATTGCAAAGATAGCCAGTAAAATTGTTGAAGATGAGTTAATGGAGGCTGGATTATATGAAAAGGTTTGGCAGGCATATGCAGCAGTTGGAGATGATAGGGCAGTAGGTGTTGTTGGTGATGAGCGAAAGTATGGCAATATTGTAATGATCAGAGTTGTTGATTCAATTGATGCAATGACAGCAGATTGGACTAGACTTCCTCATGGTTTACTAGAAAAAATGAGTAACAGAATAACAAATGAGATTGAAGATGTAACTTGGGTAACTTACACAATTTCAAGTAAACCTCCGGCAACCATTGAACCTCAATAG
- a CDS encoding CDP-glycerol glycerophosphotransferase family protein, whose amino-acid sequence MNNNLVFIFEEKNALEFVKDIDSKEKILIVCKNEKLKNFFEIKGYQSTTLSSYSKYGDNENEKAIAWLKDWADIPIFNNKNFKELLTFEGLTIFWFLENRFFLYRIKNLISDIERIKNLLKIEEPKKIWIKGNRDINHIISELCGKKIQKTEITNLENNGKKIELNILKLIILKIFRGLFPFSINKKFNESSIMILTELGNWKKEYDNLRKEYAWNDTIFGGIIKKFNSKDVVLVDYENNPKNLIQSFFINRSRQKSMGVEVIPWERFLTISMILRAREQHKKILVVWENCKNTEKFHNSLTYDGISLYKIINEDIEQLLRELKAFVATGMILASKKIIEVKRPSVILMHDEYGSLQLSIINAAKKAHIPTVSIQHGTIFEGILPYVHKEEHITGKNKDILFPLPDKMCVWSQNSKKILSESGNFPTEALIVTGNHRLDFLKNELSDSEQEKISENLDIKKNKKIITLISENLPDFTETKEIVNAVICYIKKNHELELIIKLHPLEKNARFYQEVINENKIKNCKIVENGNLYEILKISDLVIVSYSTVGLEAMRLKKPVIAMDLFSAHTEVPTIKNELAFVIRDKNELPNTIEKILEKNNIETKLEKAQEFAEKELGIIDGNSSDRLITELKELKNEKNHNFRQ is encoded by the coding sequence ATGAATAATAATTTAGTATTTATTTTTGAAGAAAAAAATGCACTAGAATTTGTTAAAGATATAGATTCAAAGGAAAAAATTTTGATTGTATGCAAAAATGAAAAATTGAAGAATTTTTTTGAGATAAAAGGATACCAAAGCACAACATTATCATCTTATTCAAAATATGGTGACAATGAAAATGAAAAAGCAATTGCATGGCTTAAAGATTGGGCAGATATACCTATTTTTAATAATAAAAATTTTAAAGAATTACTTACCTTTGAGGGTTTAACAATTTTTTGGTTTTTAGAAAATCGTTTTTTTTTATATAGAATAAAAAATTTAATATCAGATATTGAAAGAATTAAGAATTTATTAAAAATTGAAGAGCCAAAAAAAATTTGGATTAAAGGAAATAGGGATATCAATCATATAATTTCAGAATTATGTGGTAAAAAGATTCAGAAGACAGAAATAACTAATTTAGAAAATAATGGGAAAAAAATAGAATTGAACATATTAAAATTAATTATACTAAAAATATTTCGTGGGTTATTTCCTTTTTCAATAAATAAAAAATTTAATGAGTCATCTATAATGATTCTTACTGAGCTTGGGAATTGGAAAAAAGAGTATGATAATTTAAGGAAGGAGTATGCATGGAATGATACAATTTTTGGAGGGATTATTAAAAAATTCAACTCCAAGGATGTTGTTCTTGTAGATTATGAAAATAATCCCAAAAATCTGATTCAATCATTTTTTATTAACAGATCTAGACAAAAATCAATGGGGGTGGAGGTTATTCCATGGGAAAGATTTCTTACAATTTCTATGATTTTAAGAGCTAGAGAACAGCATAAAAAAATTCTAGTTGTGTGGGAAAACTGCAAAAATACAGAGAAATTTCACAATTCATTAACATATGATGGAATTTCTCTTTATAAAATTATCAATGAAGATATTGAACAGTTGTTAAGAGAGTTGAAGGCTTTTGTTGCTACTGGAATGATATTGGCATCAAAAAAAATTATTGAAGTTAAGAGACCTTCAGTTATATTGATGCACGATGAATATGGTTCTTTACAATTATCAATCATTAATGCTGCAAAAAAAGCACACATTCCAACTGTATCAATTCAACACGGAACAATTTTTGAAGGGATCTTACCCTATGTTCACAAAGAAGAGCACATCACTGGTAAAAACAAGGACATACTTTTTCCATTGCCAGATAAAATGTGTGTGTGGAGCCAAAATAGCAAGAAAATTCTTTCAGAAAGTGGAAATTTTCCAACTGAAGCACTCATAGTCACAGGAAATCATAGGTTAGACTTTTTGAAAAATGAATTATCTGACTCAGAGCAAGAAAAAATCAGCGAAAATCTAGACATCAAAAAAAATAAAAAAATAATCACATTGATTTCAGAAAATCTTCCAGATTTCACAGAAACAAAAGAAATAGTAAATGCGGTAATTTGTTACATAAAGAAAAATCACGAATTAGAATTGATTATAAAACTACATCCATTAGAGAAAAACGCTAGGTTTTATCAAGAAGTTATTAATGAAAATAAAATAAAAAATTGTAAGATTGTTGAAAATGGGAATCTATATGAAATATTAAAAATTTCAGATTTAGTGATTGTGTCATATTCGACGGTAGGATTAGAAGCAATGAGATTGAAAAAACCTGTAATTGCAATGGATTTATTTTCGGCACATACAGAAGTACCAACAATAAAAAATGAATTAGCATTTGTGATCAGAGATAAAAATGAATTGCCCAATACGATAGAAAAGATTTTGGAAAAGAACAATATAGAAACAAAATTAGAAAAAGCTCAAGAATTTGCTGAAAAAGAACTAGGAATTATTGATGGAAATTCATCAGATAGACTAATTACAGAACTAAAGGAATTAAAAAATGAAAAAAATCATAATTTTAGGCAATAG
- a CDS encoding PIG-L family deacetylase, whose translation MKILVIAAHPDDEVLGMGGTIAKFTKSGHDVKILIMATGISARRSDNYKNESKYESTPVLNQEMLKQIKLLKNDAIKAAKILGSDNVDFFDFPDNEMDTVSNLKITKSIENSIKEFKPNSIYTHSNIDINIDHRILYNSVLTATRPNFSNSVCEVITFEVPSSSEWNFPNVFSPNIFVDITKELKIKLKAMKAYKNEIRSFPHPRSLESLESYAKRWGTVSGYKAAEAFSLVRKLI comes from the coding sequence ATGAAAATTTTAGTAATTGCTGCACATCCTGATGATGAAGTCCTTGGAATGGGTGGAACAATTGCAAAATTTACAAAATCTGGACATGATGTAAAAATTCTCATTATGGCAACGGGTATATCTGCCAGGCGTTCTGATAATTACAAAAATGAATCAAAATATGAGAGCACTCCAGTCTTAAATCAAGAAATGCTTAAACAAATCAAACTATTAAAAAATGATGCAATAAAAGCTGCAAAAATTTTAGGATCTGATAATGTTGATTTTTTTGATTTTCCCGATAATGAAATGGATACTGTTTCAAATTTGAAAATTACAAAATCAATAGAAAATTCAATTAAAGAATTTAAGCCAAATTCAATCTATACTCATTCAAATATTGATATCAATATTGATCATCGTATATTGTATAATTCTGTTTTAACTGCAACCCGACCAAATTTCTCAAATTCTGTTTGTGAAGTTATCACATTTGAAGTACCTTCATCATCAGAATGGAATTTTCCTAATGTTTTCTCTCCAAATATTTTCGTAGATATCACAAAAGAACTCAAAATTAAACTAAAAGCCATGAAAGCATACAAAAACGAAATTCGAAGTTTTCCACATCCACGTTCTTTAGAGTCTTTAGAATCATACGCAAAACGTTGGGGTACAGTATCTGGTTATAAAGCAGCAGAAGCATTTTCTTTGGTAAGAAAATTAATTTAA
- a CDS encoding formyltransferase family protein, with the protein MKYVLCAHRDWAKKLFVKLSKKYKSFILLENPKTLTFSYLEQIQPKYIFFPDWSWIIPSKIVNTFSCVCIHESNLPKFRGGSPLQNQIIRGITKTKSTAFIMNEKLDSGDILLQKDLSLEGSIDEIFDRMIENDFKIISEIINGKFSRRKQNGHPTVFKRRLPEQSELKNLNFSKLYLYNFIRMLSDPYPNAFIKIGKRKIVFKNANFDGKNLHCEVSIE; encoded by the coding sequence ATGAAATATGTTTTGTGTGCTCACAGAGATTGGGCCAAAAAATTATTTGTGAAGCTGTCAAAGAAATACAAATCCTTTATTCTATTGGAAAATCCTAAAACTCTTACCTTTTCATATCTTGAACAAATTCAACCAAAATACATATTTTTTCCTGATTGGTCTTGGATAATACCTTCTAAAATTGTAAACACATTTTCATGTGTTTGCATTCATGAATCAAATCTACCTAAATTCAGAGGAGGAAGTCCATTACAAAACCAAATAATTCGTGGAATCACAAAAACAAAATCAACGGCTTTTATCATGAATGAAAAATTAGATTCTGGTGATATCTTACTTCAAAAAGATCTCTCATTAGAAGGCTCAATTGATGAAATTTTTGATCGTATGATAGAAAATGATTTTAAAATCATCTCTGAAATTATCAATGGAAAATTCAGTAGAAGAAAACAAAATGGACACCCAACAGTTTTCAAAAGAAGACTCCCAGAACAAAGCGAACTGAAAAATCTTAATTTTTCAAAGCTTTACTTGTATAATTTTATCAGGATGTTATCTGATCCATACCCAAATGCCTTTATTAAAATTGGCAAAAGAAAGATTGTCTTTAAGAATGCAAATTTTGATGGTAAAAATCTACACTGTGAGGTTAGCATAGAATGA
- a CDS encoding GNAT family N-acetyltransferase yields the protein MKRISLKKVNENDWEILTSIRNEQDNRDASINSKVFSILGYKQYIKDQLQESRKNRHWSICLDGKIIGHAKIINQELGYIISKKFRNKGIGTKVIKKLFNEAAKLKFSKIYVIVKTDQPIALWFALKNGFHMINLKKDKKKIIAYKLLKKIKE from the coding sequence ATGAAAAGAATTTCTCTAAAGAAAGTAAATGAGAACGACTGGGAAATATTAACATCAATAAGAAATGAACAGGACAATAGAGATGCAAGTATTAATTCAAAGGTTTTTTCTATTTTGGGATATAAACAATACATAAAGGATCAATTACAGGAATCAAGGAAAAACAGGCATTGGTCAATCTGTCTAGATGGAAAGATAATTGGACATGCTAAGATAATAAATCAAGAACTCGGATACATCATATCAAAAAAATTTAGAAACAAAGGAATTGGTACAAAAGTTATAAAGAAATTATTTAACGAAGCTGCAAAATTAAAATTTTCGAAAATTTATGTAATTGTTAAAACTGATCAACCAATAGCTCTTTGGTTTGCTTTAAAAAATGGATTTCATATGATAAATCTGAAAAAAGATAAAAAAAAGATAATTGCATATAAACTTCTTAAAAAAATTAAGGAATAG
- a CDS encoding N-acetylneuraminate synthase family protein, with translation MKKRTFIIAEAGSNWKLGDSNRDLKMAKVLIESASNAGANAIKFQTYKSESVYVKNAGSPSYLSKAGIKESIGDIFDDLSMPHKIIPELADICKSFNIEFMSTPFSVNDAKALDPYVKRHKIASYEISHSRLIEFVAKTKKPLLLSTGAATMDEIEWALNHFKENGGSDITLLQTTAKYPAPFSSLNLKVIRTLKEKFNVKVGFSDHSRDPIIAPISAVSLGVSVIEKHFTLHNKLPGPDHFFAVTPNELEQMVKAIRNCELSLGSGKKIIQKEEKELRKYAQRAIQAIKPIKKGEIFRENRNIGILRSGNQKKGIHPKYISNVEGKKARRKIEYGQGITAEDYE, from the coding sequence TTGAAGAAGAGAACATTCATTATTGCTGAAGCAGGTTCCAATTGGAAATTAGGTGATTCAAATAGGGATCTAAAAATGGCCAAAGTGTTAATTGAATCTGCCAGTAATGCCGGCGCAAATGCAATAAAATTTCAAACATACAAATCAGAATCAGTTTATGTGAAAAATGCAGGTAGTCCAAGTTATCTATCAAAAGCTGGCATAAAGGAATCCATTGGAGATATTTTTGATGATTTATCTATGCCACATAAAATAATTCCAGAATTGGCAGATATTTGTAAATCTTTTAACATAGAATTTATGTCAACACCATTTTCAGTTAATGATGCAAAAGCATTAGATCCATATGTTAAAAGACATAAAATTGCATCGTATGAAATATCGCATAGTAGACTAATTGAATTTGTAGCTAAAACAAAAAAACCACTATTACTCTCTACAGGTGCTGCAACAATGGATGAAATTGAGTGGGCATTAAATCATTTTAAAGAAAATGGAGGCTCTGATATCACACTGTTACAGACTACTGCGAAATATCCTGCTCCATTTTCATCTCTAAATTTGAAAGTAATCCGAACGTTAAAAGAAAAATTCAATGTAAAAGTAGGTTTTTCAGATCATAGCAGAGATCCCATAATTGCTCCTATATCTGCTGTCTCATTAGGGGTATCGGTAATTGAAAAACATTTTACTTTACACAATAAATTGCCGGGTCCAGATCATTTCTTTGCAGTAACTCCTAATGAATTGGAACAAATGGTAAAAGCAATTCGAAATTGTGAATTAAGCCTGGGTTCAGGTAAAAAAATAATTCAGAAAGAAGAAAAAGAACTTCGTAAATATGCCCAAAGAGCAATTCAAGCAATAAAACCAATAAAAAAAGGTGAAATCTTTAGAGAAAATAGAAATATTGGAATTTTAAGATCTGGGAACCAAAAAAAAGGTATCCACCCAAAATACATTTCTAATGTAGAGGGTAAAAAGGCAAGAAGGAAAATTGAATACGGACAGGGCATTACAGCCGAAGATTATGAATAA
- a CDS encoding HAD-IA family hydrolase: MNKKNEWIIFDFDGTLVNSMSVMKKSFSMFMKSKNLKFNDEDFKRLDGPTLNEIISYLKKKYRLKEKETELYLQYDKIIQENFKDVKLFPGRKKLLRNLKDKDYHIGLVTSAKENIVFQYIKNNNIHSIFDSILCGDKIKKSKPNPEIYEKFLSNINKPKTVIVLEDSENGIKSARKVGLNCINVKNKTSSDILSLIEKSKQHSFIAKGDIVVNLKKHNLVFSKEIKGEIARIWKELKNKNNSLFDSKSPVVIDIKKNKTKTTINVFFTDYKTILADRKKPKLGIKVNQLGVSGVILLNDNKLVFAKRGKFSTEYPGMIELVPSGNIDISDIKDNKIDYISKIKKEFEEEIGISNKQILEVKPLGIVKDNKNKIYDICCRLKIRINENEFLQKFQNSTEYTKPFLIDLKEINTFHNKNIEKIIPTSNAVIEYFCENFK; this comes from the coding sequence ATGAATAAAAAAAACGAATGGATAATTTTTGATTTTGATGGAACATTGGTAAACAGTATGAGTGTGATGAAAAAATCATTCAGTATGTTCATGAAATCAAAAAATCTGAAATTTAATGATGAAGATTTCAAAAGATTAGATGGGCCTACACTGAATGAAATAATTTCATATCTTAAAAAGAAATATAGGTTAAAAGAAAAGGAAACAGAATTATATTTACAATATGATAAAATTATTCAAGAAAATTTTAAAGATGTAAAATTATTTCCTGGTAGAAAAAAACTTTTGAGGAATTTAAAAGATAAAGATTACCACATAGGTCTTGTTACATCTGCCAAAGAAAATATTGTTTTTCAATATATCAAAAATAACAATATTCATTCAATCTTTGATTCAATTTTATGTGGTGATAAAATAAAAAAATCAAAACCTAATCCAGAAATTTATGAAAAATTTCTCTCAAATATCAATAAACCTAAGACAGTAATCGTGTTAGAAGATTCTGAAAATGGGATTAAAAGTGCGCGTAAAGTAGGATTGAATTGTATTAATGTGAAAAACAAAACATCTTCAGACATATTGTCTTTAATTGAAAAAAGCAAACAGCATAGTTTTATTGCAAAGGGAGACATCGTGGTAAATCTCAAAAAACATAATTTAGTTTTTTCAAAGGAGATTAAAGGAGAGATTGCAAGAATTTGGAAAGAATTAAAAAATAAAAACAACTCTTTGTTTGATTCCAAGTCGCCAGTTGTTATAGATATAAAAAAAAATAAGACAAAAACAACGATTAATGTTTTTTTTACAGATTATAAAACAATCTTAGCTGATAGAAAGAAGCCAAAACTAGGAATTAAAGTTAATCAGTTAGGAGTAAGTGGAGTCATATTATTAAATGATAACAAACTTGTTTTTGCTAAAAGAGGTAAATTCAGTACAGAATATCCAGGAATGATAGAATTGGTACCTTCAGGAAATATAGATATTTCAGACATAAAAGATAACAAAATCGATTATATTTCAAAGATTAAGAAAGAGTTTGAGGAAGAAATAGGGATTTCAAATAAACAAATTCTCGAAGTTAAACCACTAGGAATTGTAAAAGATAACAAAAACAAAATTTATGACATATGTTGTAGATTAAAAATTAGAATAAATGAAAATGAGTTTTTGCAAAAATTTCAAAATTCTACAGAATATACAAAACCATTTTTAATTGACTTGAAAGAGATCAATACATTCCATAATAAGAACATAGAAAAAATTATTCCAACATCAAATGCAGTAATTGAATATTTTTGTGAAAATTTCAAATGA